The Candidatus Nanohalovita haloferacivicina region ATATTTATCGATAGGTTTGCAGGTTTTGAGGACGGCAGCAACTGGCACAATCCCGAGTATGTAGGTGGCGATATCAGAGGAATAATTGAAAGACTTGACTACATCGAGGAACTGGGAGTAGATGTAATCTGGATCTCGCCTTTCTACCAGAACGAGGCCTACCACGGCTATCATGTAACTGATTTCTTCAGCGTGGATGAAAACTTTGGAACTGAGGAGGATCTCAAGGAACTTATTGAGGAAGTACATGACAGAGATATGAAGATTGTTGCGGATTTTGTACCAAATCACTGTTCTGTGAACCATCCTTACTTCGTGGAGGCCCGTAACAATCCGGGTTCCGAGTTTGTCAACTGGTTCTGTTTTGATGACTGGCCTGACCACTACAAATCTTTCCTGGATTTTGACTCTGTTCTTGCAAAAATCGATCTGGATTACGAGCCAGCAAGAAACCATGTGATTGCAGCGGCAAAGAAATGGCTGGAACTAGGCCTTGATGGCTACAGGCTTGACCATGTTATAGGGCCTTCTGATGAGTTCTGGCAGGTTTTCGAGAAAGAGATTCACGACGAGTTTGAAGATGCAGTTTTGATAGGTGAGGCTGCATGGGATGATTCCGTAACCGAAAATTCCGAGACAGTAAATATGGAGAGAGGAATTCTTGGCAAGGTTGCATCACAGGAATACACTCAGAAAAACTATGAAGGCCTTCTTGATGGAGTACTTGACTTCAAGTTCAGAGATCTGCTTCTAGGTACTCTGAACTCTTCGATAATGCCTGATATCGCGATAAGGCCTCTATTGAAAGCTCACTACGCATTTTTCTCCAGTGATTTCATGCTGACAGGTTTCATGGATAACCACGATGTTAACAGAGCTCTCTACGAATTA contains the following coding sequences:
- a CDS encoding alpha-amylase family glycosyl hydrolase, with translation MAREWFQNSVVYQIFIDRFAGFEDGSNWHNPEYVGGDIRGIIERLDYIEELGVDVIWISPFYQNEAYHGYHVTDFFSVDENFGTEEDLKELIEEVHDRDMKIVADFVPNHCSVNHPYFVEARNNPGSEFVNWFCFDDWPDHYKSFLDFDSVLAKIDLDYEPARNHVIAAAKKWLELGLDGYRLDHVIGPSDEFWQVFEKEIHDEFEDAVLIGEAAWDDSVTENSETVNMERGILGKVASQEYTQKNYEGLLDGVLDFKFRDLLLGTLNSSIMPDIAIRPLLKAHYAFFSSDFMLTGFMDNHDVNRALYELGQDKEKLKKGLEIMLSIDQPCVIYYGTEIGMTQHHSITEFPSYGDLQARQPMQWNDMDGELLEYFREKINNR